In a genomic window of Candidatus Deferrimicrobiaceae bacterium:
- a CDS encoding dihydrolipoamide acetyltransferase family protein → MEFELRLPDIGEGVAEGEIVRWLVAEGTLVKEDDLLVEILTDKAAMEMPSPVTGVLAKIVAQPGQVVQVGEVLAVIEVAAEESSAAAKPSSPGGDVLAIPGVRKLARDHGVDISTVSGTGPEGRVTEEDVREAARAPAAPPDAPGTEERIPFRGKRRMAAKKMVLSKSTVPHALLVDEADATNLLAMREDLRKIGAKEGVKITILPFLVQAVVTALRAYPAMNASLDESRGEIVRKKRYDIGMAVDSEDGLVVPVIREAGEKTIVEIAREIERLAEGARNGTLPLSDLSGSTFTITSIGSIGGLFSYPVIHVPEAAILGVHKIVKRPVVRDGKVVPRDMMYLSLSFDHRLIDGGTATRFMNDVILRIESISPA, encoded by the coding sequence GTGGAGTTCGAACTTCGGCTTCCCGACATCGGGGAAGGGGTCGCGGAAGGAGAGATCGTCCGCTGGCTGGTCGCCGAAGGGACCCTCGTCAAGGAGGACGACCTGCTGGTCGAGATCCTGACCGACAAGGCGGCGATGGAGATGCCGTCCCCCGTGACCGGCGTTCTGGCGAAAATCGTGGCGCAGCCCGGACAGGTCGTGCAGGTCGGGGAGGTCCTGGCCGTCATCGAAGTGGCCGCAGAGGAATCCTCCGCGGCCGCAAAACCATCTTCCCCGGGAGGGGATGTCCTGGCCATTCCCGGAGTGCGCAAGCTGGCCAGGGACCACGGCGTGGACATCTCGACCGTTTCCGGGACGGGCCCGGAAGGGCGCGTGACCGAGGAGGATGTACGCGAAGCCGCCCGCGCTCCGGCCGCTCCTCCCGACGCACCGGGGACGGAGGAGCGCATCCCCTTCCGGGGAAAGCGCCGGATGGCCGCCAAGAAGATGGTTCTTTCCAAGTCGACGGTCCCCCACGCGCTCCTCGTCGACGAAGCGGACGCCACGAACCTCCTCGCGATGCGGGAGGACCTGAGGAAGATCGGGGCGAAGGAGGGGGTAAAGATCACGATCCTTCCCTTCCTCGTCCAGGCCGTCGTCACGGCGCTGCGCGCTTATCCCGCGATGAACGCGTCGCTCGACGAGTCCCGCGGCGAGATCGTGCGCAAGAAGCGGTATGACATCGGGATGGCCGTGGATAGCGAGGACGGGCTCGTCGTCCCGGTCATCCGCGAGGCGGGGGAGAAGACGATCGTGGAGATCGCCCGGGAGATCGAACGGCTTGCGGAGGGGGCGCGCAACGGAACGCTTCCTCTGTCCGACCTCTCCGGGAGCACCTTCACGATCACAAGCATCGGGTCGATCGGGGGGCTGTTCAGCTATCCCGTGATCCATGTCCCCGAAGCGGCGATCCTGGGCGTCCACAAGATCGTGAAACGCCCCGTCGTCCGGGACGGGAAGGTCGTCCCCCGCGACATGATGTACCTGAGCCTCTCGTTCGACCACCGGCTGATCGACGGGGGAACGGCCACCCGGTTCATGAACGACGTCATTTTGCGGATCGAATCGATTTCTCCTGCGTGA
- a CDS encoding FAD-dependent oxidoreductase, with protein MRKFDLVVIGAGPGGYVAAIRAAQLGLRVAVVERDKPGGVCVNWGCIPSKAILKSADLYQQM; from the coding sequence ATGAGGAAGTTCGACCTCGTGGTGATCGGTGCGGGACCGGGCGGGTACGTGGCCGCGATCCGGGCGGCGCAGCTCGGCCTGCGGGTGGCGGTGGTGGAGAGGGACAAGCCGGGAGGCGTCTGCGTGAACTGGGGCTGCATCCCCTCCAAGGCGATCCTGAAAAGCGCCGACCTGTACCAGCAGATG